CGACCCTTCGCCCGATGGCGTAGGTCTTCTCTACGGTCTCTACTCGCTGGCGTTGCTCATTCCCAGCCTCGCCGTGGGGGTGCGGCGGCTGCACGATGTGGGCAAGAGCGGCTTTTTTATGCTCATTGCCTTTGTGCCCCTGGTAGGCGCTATCTGGCTGCTCGTGCTATTCTGCACCGAAGGCACCCGGGGTGATAATGAATACGGCCCCGACCCCAAAGCCGTGCTGGCTTACTAGGTAGCCAGTCTCTTCCAAACGCAACAGCGGCTGAAGCTCCTAGCGCTTCAGCCGCTGTTGCGTTTGGAAGAGACTGGTTTACATATGAATAGCCCGGTTCTCGGTAGCCGCCAGGCAAGCTTCTTTCATGGCCTCCGCATACGTGGGGTGGGCATGGCTCATGCGGGCCACATCCTCAGCCGAGGCGCGGAACTCCATGGCCGTCACGGCCTCGGCGATGAGGTCGGCGATGCGCGGGCCTATCATATGCACGCCCAGAATTTCGTCAGTCGTCTTGTCAGCCAGCACCTTCACGAAGCCATCGGTGTCCATGCTGGCGCGGGCGCGGCCGCTAGCCTTGAAGGGGAATGAGCCCACCTTGTAGGCGCGGCCTTCCTGCTTGAGCTGCTCCTCGGTGAAGCCCACGCCGGCCACCTCGGGCCAGGTATACACCACGCCGGGAATAAGCAGGTAGTTGATGTGCGGCTTCTGGCCCGCGATGGTTTCGGCCACGAAGGTGCCTTCTTCCTCGGCCTTGTGGGCGAGCATGGCGCCGCGCACCACGTCGCCGATGGCGTAGATGCCGGGCACGTTGGTTTGCAGGTGCGCATCGACCTTGATGCGGCCGCGCTCTTCCATCGCCACGCCGGCGGCTTCGAGGTTGAGGCCGGCCGTGTAGGGCGCGCGGCCCACGGCCACGAGGCAGTAGTCGCCTTCCAGCTTCAGCTCCTCGCCCTTGGGCGTGGTGGCGGTCACGGTCACGGTATCGCCGGCGCGGGTGGCGCTGGTTACTTTGTGGCCGAGGTAAAACTCGATGCCGATTTTGCCCAGAATACGCTTCAGCTCCTTACCCAGCGCCAGGTCCATCGTCGGAATGAGGCTATCGGTAAATTCGACTACGCTCACCTTGGCGCCGACCCTGGCGTACACCGAGGCCATTTCGAGGCCAATCACGCCGCCGCCAATCACGATAAGGTGCTTGGGCACTTCGCGAATATTCAGCGCCTCGGTGCTGGTGATAATGCGCTGCTTGTCTTGCTGAATGAATGGCAGCACCGTAGGCTTGGAGCCAGTGGCGATGATGACGTTCTTGGTTTCAATCTGCTGCGCCTCGCCGCCCTCGGTGGGCGCGATACTGATATGGTTCTTATCGACAAACGAACCGACTCCCCGCAGCACGTCGATTTTATTCTTTTTCATCAGGTAGGCGATACCGTCCACATTGGCCTTCACGACGCCGTTTTTACGGTCTATCATCTGGTTCATGTTCACCTGCAGGTTTTCCAGCTCAATGCCGTGCTCTTTGAATGTAGTGTGGGCATTGTGGTAGTGCTCGGTGCTGTCGAGCAGGGCCTTGCTCGGGATGCAGCCCACGTTGAGGCAGGTGCCGCCCAGGGTAGGGTATTTCTCGATGAGGGCAGTTTTGAGCCCTAGCTGAGCGCAGCGAATGGCCGCCACATAGCCGCCCGGCCCCGAGCCGATAACGGTAACGTCGTATTGATTCATAAGCACAAAAACAGGCCGAAGCCGCCAGTAGGTTCCGGCAAAGATACGCGGGCCCCACGGGCGGCTAGCCCCCGAAGCCCGCGCTTTTTACCGCAATCGTTAGCGCTTGGGCTTGGGGCTGAGCGCCACGCCGCCGGCCAGCACCAAGGCATCCTCACCAGCGCCGATGGTGGAGGTATCGATACCCGTTTTCTCACTGAGGCCTTTGCGCAGGTAGAAGGTAAGAAAGGTGGCGGCCACGGCGCCCAGGCTGCCCACCAGCGCTCCTTTCAGGGCGCTGCCGCCCTGGCTCTTATACCAGGTAGCGCCCACGAGGGCACCCGAGGCGGCGCGCATCGAGAGCTGTTGCGGCACAATGCGGTCTTCGGTATTGGGCAGCTTGTCGCCCACCAGCTCGCCGGCCGTCAGCACTTTGAGGAGGCTAGCCACGCCGGGTTTCGCCAGAAAGCGCAGCGGCGACTTGGCCATGCCCGGCGCCAGGGCGCGGTTCGATAGATAATCGCTGAGAAACATGGGGCCGCTGGTAGCGCGCGCGCCCGTGATGGCGGCGAAGCCCAGCGCGGGCCAGAACTTGGCGGCGCGGGGCGCGGCCGGGGTTTTCGACTTCTTGGCTTTCATAAAATAGCAAATCGGGAAAAGGATTTGCGGTTTAACGCAAAGCCCTGCGAAATGGCCGGCCCCCTGGCACGCAAAAGCCCGGCCGCCGGGCGGCCGGGCTTCGCAAGAGCCGTGTTTGTTGGGCAGAAGTTAGTTGATGCTGGCGGCGTGCGAGCGCAGCACCTCGCGGGCAATGGCGAGGTTGGTATCCCGCGAATTCACCACGAGGTAAATGAACTTGCTGCCCGCCGGGTTGAGCTTGATGAGGTGCAGCTGGTTGGTGAGGGTGATGAGGATGTCCTCAATCGTCTCGCCTTGCAGCTTAAGGGCCGACATGGCTTTCTGCTTTTGTTTTACTACTTCGGTATTGTAGGCGGCGGCGGTTTCGGGGTTGATGCTGGGCGAGTTGGAGTGTGAAGCCAGGGCCATACCCGAGCCAACATCTACCACGGCAATGGCCATCAGGCTCGGTAAATCAGTAATAATTGCGTCAACTGCTTGCCCAGCGGGGCTGTTTTTAGAATAAGCCATGGTGGCAGAAATAGGGGTATTAGAGGGAATTGAATTAGGTAAAGCTTTTTGTTCTTGCTCTTGCAGTTTGCGGGCGTCTTCCTGGAGCTTGCGGGCGACTAGCTTGCGGTAGGTTTTCGCTTTCACATCGTCGGGTGGCCGCTAGGCCCGGTAAGTCAATAAGTTAGAAAAACAGCCAGTGGCGGCGCTTGAGCGCCCGGGGCTGGAGCGTGACGGCCTCACCAGCTTTCGCTTGGGTGGCCGCTACCTCCTGCTCGGTGTAGCCACCGTAGCCGTATTGCAGCGTGGCCTGGCCATCGGCGGGCACGCGCAGCGAGTAGTTGCCTTGGGCATCGGTGCTGGTGCCCTGGGCCGTGCCCTTGCGCAGCACGGTAGCCCCGGCCAGCGGCAGCCCTTTCTCATTCAGAATGCGGCCGTGCACGAGTACGGTGCGGGCGGCGGCCGGGGCCACGGCGGCCTCCAGGCTAGCCACGGCGGGCACGGTGCCGGGCACCGCCAGCTTGGTCACCGGCAGCACATTGGATGGGCGGTTGGTGGCGGCCATGCTCACGCCGGCCAGCAAGGCGCTCACCGTCACCAGGCTAAGGGCGCGGCGGCGAAAGCGCTGGGGCTGCTCGCGGATAAAAACGAGCTGCTGCTGCACCCAGCTGGGGGCAGCGGGAGCATCGTCGGCCTGCAATTCGTGCCAGCGCGTTACGGTCGAGTGAGCCTGGCCGGCATCGCGGTGCAGGTAGGCCTCCACGGCCTGGGCCGAGGTACGGGCCAGGTCGCCGCGCAGGTAGGCATCGCGGTACACGGGCAGCAGCTCGCCAGTTTGTGGGTCAAAGGGGGTAGCCGTGAGCTTCATAGAAAGGAGAGTGGGGAAAAAGGTGAAAAAACGATTGTGTACTTCTTGTGCGAAGCAGTAGCTGTCACTTAAGCCGCTGCGTCGAGCAGCTGCACGGCCTGCTGGGCTAGCTGGCGCAGCAGCGCCAGGTTGGTATCGTGGCTGCCTACGGCCAGGTACAGCACCTGCTGGCCGCCGGGCCGCAGCCGCACCAAGTACAGCTGGCTGGCTAGGGTCAGCAGCACCTCGGCCGGCTCTTCGCCAGCCTGGCCCTGGCCCAGCAGCTGGGCTTGCTGCACCACGGCGGCCACCGAGGCAGCGAGCAGGCTGGGCTGGTAGGCCCGGTCGGCGGCGTAGGTAGCCCGCAGCTGGCCGGTAGGCAGGTCGAGCACGGCGGCCAGCAATAGCTCGGGCAGCTCGGCCAGCAGGTAGTGCAAGGCAGCTTCGGCGGGGCTATTGGAGATGCTGCCTGGTGCGCCTACCACCTGGCGCACCGGCGGGCTGCCCAAGCCAGGCAGGTAGCGTAAGAAAGGAAGCTTCATAATACCCGGGCGGCAACGAGCCCGCGAGGGGCGGCTCGAGCAGGCAACTGAGCTATTTCAGCTTGCCGTAACCGAGCTATTAAAATAGGATAAAATTTATTAAACCCGAAAATCAACAAGCAGCAAGCAAAATTTAGAGAAACATTTTTTTATTTGCTATAAGTATCTTTCGGATTGATACAAAGCTCCCATTAGAGCCGTTAAAAAAAAATGATTAGCGTCAATTTTTCATTTGATTTATGTCAACCCACTACCTGACGCCTAGGAAACTATTTTGTATTTTTTAAATATTTTTTTAATAAGCATATTTCGTCGTCTCACTTTGGCCAGGGTATCGCCCTTGCTATCTCATTATGGGAAGAGCACAAAAAAGCCAGCGCCCGGAGCTACTGCACAGGCGCTGGCTGCTGGCCACTGGGAGGCATGGCCAGCCTCAGTCATAGCGCGTAGAGATGGCTTGCAGCTGCGCCTCATCGAGTAGCCTTATCAGGCTGCCGCGCGTGGCCACGATACCCGCGTCTTTGTACTCGGTGAGCAGGCGGCTCACGGTTTCCTTGGCCGTGCCCACCAGAGCAGCCAGGTCCTCGCGCGAGAGGGCCAGCGTATAGGGCTCGCCCGGCACGGCGGCCGAGTCGAAGGTGCGGCGCACCAGCAGCAGGGCCTCGGCCAAGCGCTCGCGCACGGGCTTGTAGGCCAGGCGCAGCAGCTGCTCTTCGGCTTCGCCCAGGCCAGTGGCCAGCAGTTGCAATAAGGTGTTGGCAAACTGCCGGTTGGACTGAATGAGGCGCAGCACATCAGGCCGCGGAATAAAACATACCACGCAGTCGTCGAGGGCCACGGCCGAGCTGGTATAGTGCCCGCCGCCCAGCAGCGCCCGAAAGCCCAGCACATCGCCGTGGCGCGCCAGGCGCGTAATATGCTCCTTTCCGTCGCCACCCACCTTGGCCAGCTTCACCTTACCCTGGTGAATGCAGTGCATTCCCAGCGCCTGGCTGCCCTGCTGGTAAATTGTCTGGCCCTTGTGGTAGAACTGCGCCGACTTGGTAGTGGCGATAAATTCCAGCTCTTCCAGCAGGCAAGACCCTAGCAGCGGGCTTTGGCGACTAGGGCACGAATGACAGTTCGGGGAGATGAAACGGCTCATACAGCACAAATTTTCAGGCGAGCAATCTCCCAAAGCTACTACTTAACAAACATAATTTTTAGTAAGAAAATGTTTACTTGAACAATATTTCAGCATATTTTACACTGATAGTCAATTTTTTAAAAAAGCAAGGTTTATAAAAAAAGGCTACCCCTCATAAGGGGTAGCCTTTTCAAAATACCATTTAATACTTTCTAAACACCAAGCAGCAGGCGCGTGGGGTCTTCGAGGAGTTCCTTTACCCGCACCAGGAACGACACCGACTCGCGGCCGTCGATGAGGCGGTGGTCGTAGCTCAGGGCCAAGTACATCATGGGGCGGATAACCACCTGACCGTTTTCGGCGATGGGACGCTGAATGATGTTGTGCATGCCCAGAATGGCCGACTGTGGGGCGTTGATAATGGGCGTGCTCAGCATCGAGCCGAAAATACCGCCGTTGGTAATGGTGAATGTGCCGCCCGTCATCTGCTCGATGGTGAGCTTATTGTCGCGGGCTAGCCCGGCCAGGCGCACCACTTCTTTCTCGATGCCGTCGAAGCTCAGCTTCTCAGCATTGCGGATAACCGGTACCACGAGGCCTTTGGGGGCCGATACGGCAATGCTGATGTCGCAGAAATCAGAGTACACGATGCTGTCGCCGTCGATGTAGGCGTTCACGGCCGGCCACTCCTGCAGGGCCACGCACACGGCCTTGGTAAAGAAGGACATAAAGCCCAGGTTCACGCCGTTTTTCTCCTTAAACTTGTCCTTGAACTTGGTGCGCAGGTCCATGATAGGCTGCATATTCACCTCGTTGAAGGTGGTGAGCATGGCCGTTTCATTCTTCACCGCTACCAGGCGGCGGGCTACGGTCTTGCGCAGATTGCTCATGCGCTCGCGGCGCTGGCCGCGCTCGCCGGCCGGGGCTGCTGGCGCGGCAGGGCTAGCGGCGGCCGGGGCGGCTTGCGGAGCAGGGGCGGCGGGCTTGGCCTGGGCATTCTGGGCGTCTTCCTTAGTAATACGGCCATCGCGGCCCGAGCCGGCTACGTCGGCGGGGTTAATGCCTTTCTCACCCAGGATTTTACCAGCAGCCGGCGAGGGCACACCGGTAGCGTAGGTACTAGCCCCGCTGCCAGCCGGCTGCGGTGCGGCAGCCGGCACCGTTGCGGCCGGCGCGCTAGCCGCCGGTGCCGGCGCAGCGGCAGCGCCGCTACCACCCTCAATGCGGGCGATAAGCGCGCCGATACCGATGGTTTCGCCTTCCTTCACGGCGTGGCGCAGCGTACCGCTGCCTTCGGCGGGCAACTCAAAGGTAGCTTTGTCTGACTCCAGCTCGGCAATAACCTCGTCGCGGCTCACCTGGGCACCATCGGGCTTCAGCCACTTGGCCACCGTCACTTCGGTGATAGACTCACCTACGGCGGGAATTTTCATTTCGACCGCTCCCCCACCGTTCGCAGCGGGGCTAGCGGCGGCTGGGGTGGGTGCGCCGGGCGTGGCCGGGTCGCTGTCGGGGCGGTCGGCGGGCGTGCCGCCGTAGCCGCTCTGGTCGCTGGCCTGCGGGTTTTGTTCACCTTGCGAAACCGGGTCGGCGGAGGCAGCGGCGGGGCTAGCGGTAGGCGCCGGGGCGGCCTGACCGTTGCCCGCACCCGCGCCGTCGAGCTGCGCGATAGCCGTGCCAATGCCAATGGTTTCGCCTTCTGCCACCAGTATTTTAAGGATGCCATCGGCCTCGGCGGGCAGCTCGAAGGTAGCCTTGTCTGATTCCAGCTCGGCGATTACCTCGTCGCGCTTCACGGCCTCGCCGTCTTTTTTCAGCCACTTGGCAATCGTGACTTCGGTGATGGATTCGCCGACGGCGGGAATTTTAATTTCGGTGGGCATGGGAGGATGGCAGAGGGTATTAAAGGCAAAGAAAAAGCGCTACGCACGGAGCAGCCGGCTGCTGGCCATAAAGAAGGGAAAATAGCAGCCAGGGGCAGTTTGCTGCCACCGGCTGCTGCTTATACTACGCAGGAAAGGGCTAGTCGAGCGTCTTAGCGACGGCGTTGGTTTCCTTAATCTGCTCGTCGGCCACGGCTTCGCGGGGCTTGTCGAAGGCGCGGGCTACGATTTCCTTCTGCTCCTTCACGTGCACTTTGTTGTAGCCCGTGGCGGGCGAGGCCGAGGGCTTGCGCGCCACCACGTCTTCGAGGTCGCGGCGCATAAAGCGCAGCAGGTAGTTCCAGTAGCCCATGTTTTCGGGCTCTTCCTGTACCCAGTATACCTTGGCCTTGGGGTACTTGGCTAGCTCCACGTCGAGCTGCTTTTTGGGGAAGGGGTGCAGCTGCTCGAGGCGCACGATGGCCACGTCTTTGCGGTCCGACTGCTGCTGCTCATCGAGCAGGTCGTAGTAGACCTTGCCCGAGCACAGCAGCACGCGCTTCACCTTCTTGGCATCAGCAAAGCCATCGCCGAGCACCTCCTGAAAGCGCCCGCTCGTGAAGTCTTCAATGGGCGACACGGCCAGCGGGTTGCGCAGCATCGACTTGGGCGACATCACCACCAGTGGCTTGCGGAAGCTCCACGTCAGCTGCCGGCGCAGGGCGTGGAAGAAGTTGGCCGGCGTCGTGATGTTGGCCACCACGATGTTGTTTTCGGCGGCTAGCTGCAAAAAGCGCTCGGGGCGGGCGTTGGAGTGCTCGGGACCCTGGCCTTCGTAGCCGTGGGGCAGCTGCATCACGATGCCATTCATGCGCTGCCACTTACTCTCGCTGCTCACCACAAACTGGTCAATCATGGTCTGCGCGCCGTTGGCAAAGTCGCCAAACTGCGCCTCCCAAATCACCAGCGCCGTGGGGTTGGCCATGGCGTAGCCAAATTCGAAGCCTAGCACCGCGTACTCGCTCAGCAGTGAGTTGTAAATGTTTAACTGCTGATGCTCGCCTTCCAGATGGTTGAGCGAGTTGTAGGGCGCCGACGTTTCGGCGTCGTGCAGCACCGCGTGGCGGTGCGAGAAGGTGCCGCGCTGCACATCCTGGCCGCTCACGCGCACCGTGTGGTTTTCGCTCATCAACGAGCCGTAGGCCAGCAGTTCGCCCGCCGCCCAGTTGAGCACGCGCGTTTCATAGAACATTTTGCGGCGCTCCTTCAGCAAATTATCAATCTGCTTAATGGGCCGGAAATTGTCGGGAATGGTCGTCAGTGCCTTCGCCACGCGCTCCACCGTTTCGGCCGAAATGCCGGTTTCGGGCGACTGCTCAAAGTCTTCGTTGGTCGAGCGGCGCAGGGTACGCCACTCGTTTTCCAGCGCCTGGTACTTATAAGGCAGCGGCTGCTGCTTCACTTGGTCGAGGCGGGCCTGCAGGGTGTCGCGGAATTCGCGGTCCATCTGGTTGGCTAGCTCGGCATCTACGTCGCCGCGCTTCACGAGCGTGGCGTTGTAGACCTCGCGCGGGTTGGGGTGCTTCGAGATGACGTTGTAGAGCGTGGGCTGCGTGAACTTGGGCTCGTCCGACTCGTTGTGGCCGTGGCGGCGGTAGCATACCATGTCGATAAAAATATCGGCGTGGAACTGCTGCCGGTACTCCGTGGCTAGCCGCACCGCAAATACCACCGCCTCCGGGTCGTCGCCGTTCACGTGAATTACCGGCGCGTCGATAATCTTAGCTAGGTCAGTCGAGTAAATCGACGAGCGGGCATCTTCAAAATCAGTGGTAAAGCCCACTTGGTTGTTAATCACGAAGTGAATCGTGCCGCCCGTCTTGTAGCCTTCGAGCTGCGACATCTGCGTCACCTCGTAGCCGATGCCCTGGCCCGCCAGGGCCGCGTCGCCGTGGATGAGAATGGGCAAAATCTGGTGGTAGTCGCCGCCGTACTGGTGCTCAATCTTGGCCCGCACGAAGCCTTCCACTACCGGGTTCACGGCCTCCAGGTGCGAGGGGTTTGGGGCTAGCTTCAGGTTTACTTTCTCACCGTTAGTAGCCGTCACTTCCGACGAGTAGCCCATGTGGTACTTCACGTCGCCGTCGCCCATAGTGAGGTCAGGGGTAGCCGTGCCTTCAAACTCGCTGAAAATCTGCTCATAGGTCTTGCCCATGATATTAGCCAGCACATTGAGGCGGCCACGGTGGGCCATGCCAATCATCATTTCCTTCACCCCCAATTCGGCAGCGCGGTTGATGATAGCGTCGAGGGCAGGAATAGTCGTTTCGCCGCCTTCCAGCGAGAAGCGCTTCTGGCCCAAGAACTTGGTATGCAAGAAGTTCTCAAATACCACCGCCTCGTTCAGCTTCTTGAGAATGCGCTTCTTGTACTCCACATCGGGGTTGAAGGCTAGCGCACCGTGCTCGGCTTTCTGCTGAAACCAGTCGAGCACTTTTGGGTCGCGGATGTAGGTGTACTCGAAGCCCACCGTGCCAGCATAAATGCTCGTGAGCGCCGCCACTATCTCGCGCAGCGTGGCGCCCTGGCCCAGGCCCAGGTCCTCACCCTGGCGAAACTTAATATCCAGGTCGCTGTCGCTCAGGCCAAAATCGGCCAGATTGAGGCGGGCCTGGCGGTCTTTGCGCTCGCGCACGGGGTTGGTTTTGGCGCGCAGGTGGCCGCGGCTACGAAACGCCTGAATGAGGTTGCGCACGGCCGTTTCCTTGTCGCCGGCCACGGCGCCCTGGGCTAGGCCCGGCGCGTTGTTGGTCGAGGCTTCAGTATTCAGCACACCGTAGTCGTCGGGCTGGGGCACGGGGCCAGGCGCGGGGCTAGCGGCGGTTCTGGGGGCGCTGCCGTTGGTGGCAGCCGCACCGTTAGTGGCACCTTTGGCGCCGGGCACCACGGGCGCGCCTTCGGGGAACTGCTGCGAAAAGTCAAATCCCTCAAAGAACTTACGCCAGCCAAAATCGACCGATTCGGGGTTATTCTGATACGCCTGATACAGCGTTTCGATGGCCGCCGCGTCGGCGTTGGCGATATAG
The genomic region above belongs to Hymenobacter sp. BRD128 and contains:
- a CDS encoding DUF805 domain-containing protein — protein: MAALFLDAVIDPSPDGVGLLYGLYSLALLIPSLAVGVRRLHDVGKSGFFMLIAFVPLVGAIWLLVLFCTEGTRGDNEYGPDPKAVLAY
- the lpdA gene encoding dihydrolipoyl dehydrogenase, with the translated sequence MNQYDVTVIGSGPGGYVAAIRCAQLGLKTALIEKYPTLGGTCLNVGCIPSKALLDSTEHYHNAHTTFKEHGIELENLQVNMNQMIDRKNGVVKANVDGIAYLMKKNKIDVLRGVGSFVDKNHISIAPTEGGEAQQIETKNVIIATGSKPTVLPFIQQDKQRIITSTEALNIREVPKHLIVIGGGVIGLEMASVYARVGAKVSVVEFTDSLIPTMDLALGKELKRILGKIGIEFYLGHKVTSATRAGDTVTVTATTPKGEELKLEGDYCLVAVGRAPYTAGLNLEAAGVAMEERGRIKVDAHLQTNVPGIYAIGDVVRGAMLAHKAEEEGTFVAETIAGQKPHINYLLIPGVVYTWPEVAGVGFTEEQLKQEGRAYKVGSFPFKASGRARASMDTDGFVKVLADKTTDEILGVHMIGPRIADLIAEAVTAMEFRASAEDVARMSHAHPTYAEAMKEACLAATENRAIHM
- a CDS encoding carboxypeptidase-like regulatory domain-containing protein; the protein is MKLTATPFDPQTGELLPVYRDAYLRGDLARTSAQAVEAYLHRDAGQAHSTVTRWHELQADDAPAAPSWVQQQLVFIREQPQRFRRRALSLVTVSALLAGVSMAATNRPSNVLPVTKLAVPGTVPAVASLEAAVAPAAARTVLVHGRILNEKGLPLAGATVLRKGTAQGTSTDAQGNYSLRVPADGQATLQYGYGGYTEQEVAATQAKAGEAVTLQPRALKRRHWLFF
- a CDS encoding Crp/Fnr family transcriptional regulator, encoding MSRFISPNCHSCPSRQSPLLGSCLLEELEFIATTKSAQFYHKGQTIYQQGSQALGMHCIHQGKVKLAKVGGDGKEHITRLARHGDVLGFRALLGGGHYTSSAVALDDCVVCFIPRPDVLRLIQSNRQFANTLLQLLATGLGEAEEQLLRLAYKPVRERLAEALLLVRRTFDSAAVPGEPYTLALSREDLAALVGTAKETVSRLLTEYKDAGIVATRGSLIRLLDEAQLQAISTRYD
- the odhB gene encoding 2-oxoglutarate dehydrogenase complex dihydrolipoyllysine-residue succinyltransferase translates to MPTEIKIPAVGESITEVTIAKWLKKDGEAVKRDEVIAELESDKATFELPAEADGILKILVAEGETIGIGTAIAQLDGAGAGNGQAAPAPTASPAAASADPVSQGEQNPQASDQSGYGGTPADRPDSDPATPGAPTPAAASPAANGGGAVEMKIPAVGESITEVTVAKWLKPDGAQVSRDEVIAELESDKATFELPAEGSGTLRHAVKEGETIGIGALIARIEGGSGAAAAPAPAASAPAATVPAAAPQPAGSGASTYATGVPSPAAGKILGEKGINPADVAGSGRDGRITKEDAQNAQAKPAAPAPQAAPAAASPAAPAAPAGERGQRRERMSNLRKTVARRLVAVKNETAMLTTFNEVNMQPIMDLRTKFKDKFKEKNGVNLGFMSFFTKAVCVALQEWPAVNAYIDGDSIVYSDFCDISIAVSAPKGLVVPVIRNAEKLSFDGIEKEVVRLAGLARDNKLTIEQMTGGTFTITNGGIFGSMLSTPIINAPQSAILGMHNIIQRPIAENGQVVIRPMMYLALSYDHRLIDGRESVSFLVRVKELLEDPTRLLLGV
- a CDS encoding 2-oxoglutarate dehydrogenase E1 component, which codes for MDTYSYIANADAAAIETLYQAYQNNPESVDFGWRKFFEGFDFSQQFPEGAPVVPGAKGATNGAAATNGSAPRTAASPAPGPVPQPDDYGVLNTEASTNNAPGLAQGAVAGDKETAVRNLIQAFRSRGHLRAKTNPVRERKDRQARLNLADFGLSDSDLDIKFRQGEDLGLGQGATLREIVAALTSIYAGTVGFEYTYIRDPKVLDWFQQKAEHGALAFNPDVEYKKRILKKLNEAVVFENFLHTKFLGQKRFSLEGGETTIPALDAIINRAAELGVKEMMIGMAHRGRLNVLANIMGKTYEQIFSEFEGTATPDLTMGDGDVKYHMGYSSEVTATNGEKVNLKLAPNPSHLEAVNPVVEGFVRAKIEHQYGGDYHQILPILIHGDAALAGQGIGYEVTQMSQLEGYKTGGTIHFVINNQVGFTTDFEDARSSIYSTDLAKIIDAPVIHVNGDDPEAVVFAVRLATEYRQQFHADIFIDMVCYRRHGHNESDEPKFTQPTLYNVISKHPNPREVYNATLVKRGDVDAELANQMDREFRDTLQARLDQVKQQPLPYKYQALENEWRTLRRSTNEDFEQSPETGISAETVERVAKALTTIPDNFRPIKQIDNLLKERRKMFYETRVLNWAAGELLAYGSLMSENHTVRVSGQDVQRGTFSHRHAVLHDAETSAPYNSLNHLEGEHQQLNIYNSLLSEYAVLGFEFGYAMANPTALVIWEAQFGDFANGAQTMIDQFVVSSESKWQRMNGIVMQLPHGYEGQGPEHSNARPERFLQLAAENNIVVANITTPANFFHALRRQLTWSFRKPLVVMSPKSMLRNPLAVSPIEDFTSGRFQEVLGDGFADAKKVKRVLLCSGKVYYDLLDEQQQSDRKDVAIVRLEQLHPFPKKQLDVELAKYPKAKVYWVQEEPENMGYWNYLLRFMRRDLEDVVARKPSASPATGYNKVHVKEQKEIVARAFDKPREAVADEQIKETNAVAKTLD